From the genome of Prevotella herbatica, one region includes:
- a CDS encoding ParB/RepB/Spo0J family partition protein, translating to MAVHKKFNALGRGLDALISTDAVRTQGSSTINEIAIDQIEANPNQPRREFDDEALHELAVSIREIGIIQPITLRQITENKFQIIAGERRWRASQLAGLRAIPAYIRTIKDENVMEMALVENIQREDLNAVEIALAYEHLMEGSGMTQEKVSERVGKSRTAITNYLRLLKLPAQVQMALQKKEIDMGHARALLAIDSPALQIKLFKEIQKNGYSVRKVEELVQALKNGEDIESGKKKIIARSQLPEEFNELKTRLASFLNTKVQMTCSPKGKGKISIPFANEEELERIMNVFDKLKD from the coding sequence ATGGCTGTACATAAAAAATTCAACGCACTCGGAAGAGGACTTGACGCACTGATATCAACAGATGCTGTGCGCACTCAGGGTTCTTCTACCATCAACGAGATTGCTATAGACCAAATAGAAGCTAATCCTAATCAGCCTCGCCGTGAATTTGACGACGAAGCACTGCATGAATTGGCAGTAAGCATAAGAGAAATTGGTATTATCCAACCTATCACACTAAGACAAATAACTGAGAACAAATTTCAGATTATTGCTGGTGAGAGAAGATGGAGAGCTTCTCAACTTGCAGGACTTAGAGCTATTCCAGCATACATCCGTACGATAAAAGACGAGAATGTTATGGAAATGGCACTCGTTGAGAATATCCAACGTGAAGACCTGAATGCTGTCGAAATTGCACTTGCATACGAGCATCTAATGGAAGGTAGCGGAATGACACAGGAAAAAGTTTCTGAACGTGTCGGAAAAAGCCGTACAGCAATAACCAACTATCTTAGATTATTAAAACTTCCTGCACAAGTACAGATGGCTTTGCAGAAGAAGGAAATTGATATGGGACATGCACGAGCATTGCTTGCTATTGATAGTCCTGCATTACAAATAAAACTTTTCAAGGAAATACAAAAAAACGGATACTCAGTAAGAAAAGTAGAAGAACTTGTTCAGGCCTTAAAGAATGGAGAAGATATTGAAAGCGGCAAGAAGAAAATCATTGCACGCAGTCAATTGCCTGAAGAGTTCAATGAACTGAAAACACGTCTTGCTTCGTTTCTCAATACAAAAGTTCAAATGACTTGTTCGCCAAAAGGAAAGGGAAAAATTAGCATTCCTTTTGCAAATGAAGAAGAACTGGAACGGATCATGAACGTTTTCGACAAACTGAAAGATTAA
- a CDS encoding DUF5683 domain-containing protein: protein MSVKIPSFIIISAAIFAMPFSAKAQNVKNRIVVPDTASIKATDALTHKDSLTLVSSDTKKVKKQKRDWATWRPEPKRALWLALVLPGAGQIYNRKFWKLPIIYGGIVGCVYAMKWNNQMYHDYSQAYLDIMDNDPNTASYNQFMHLGAKITNENLATYQNLFKNRKDRFRRWRDMSFFVLVGVYALSVIDAYVDASLSEFDISNDLSLSVEPAIINTDNNRNPLTSGGIGVHCSLNF from the coding sequence ATGTCTGTGAAGATACCTTCATTTATAATCATATCTGCTGCGATATTCGCTATGCCGTTCTCTGCTAAAGCACAGAATGTAAAGAATCGTATCGTTGTTCCCGATACTGCGAGTATCAAAGCTACAGATGCACTTACTCACAAAGATAGCCTTACGCTAGTGTCTAGCGACACAAAAAAGGTCAAGAAACAAAAGCGTGACTGGGCTACATGGCGTCCTGAACCAAAGAGGGCATTATGGCTAGCTCTTGTATTGCCTGGAGCTGGGCAGATTTACAACCGCAAATTCTGGAAACTACCTATCATTTACGGAGGAATAGTAGGATGCGTTTACGCTATGAAATGGAACAATCAGATGTATCATGATTATTCTCAGGCATATCTGGACATAATGGATAATGACCCTAATACAGCCAGCTATAATCAGTTTATGCATCTCGGCGCAAAAATAACAAACGAAAACCTCGCTACATATCAAAATCTTTTCAAAAATCGAAAAGACCGCTTCCGTCGTTGGAGAGACATGAGTTTCTTCGTATTAGTAGGCGTTTATGCGCTTTCTGTAATTGACGCATACGTTGATGCATCATTATCAGAATTTGATATATCAAACGATCTCAGTCTCAGTGTTGAGCCTGCTATCATAAATACTGACAACAACCGAAATCCTCTCACTTCAGGTGGTATAGGCGTGCACTGCAGCCTAAACTTCTAA
- a CDS encoding lytic transglycosylase domain-containing protein, translating into MKKIYLFTITLLFAGNCAMQAQVEKDDNKKETEITVKDAQGKQVTIDLPEAMTQELDSLMHLYNTKNYLKPDTNCNMPDVNPVYDKAIYMKRLSMLPTVIEMPYNDVVQTFIDRYSGHLRNSVSYMLGAQNFYMPIFEEALDTYGLPLELKYLPVIESALNPCAVSRVGATGLWQFMLKTAKRYGLTVNSLVDERRDPIKSSYAAAHYLSDLYKLYGDWNLVIAAYNCGPDKINKAIHRSKQNDYWQIYPYLPDETKGYVPAFIAANYIMNYYCDHNICPMTSELPEKTDTILVNKDINFEQISHVLGINIDQIRALNPQYRHDLVNGSWRPSALRLPTLMITKFIDNEDSIYAYKPEEMASKRTEVEVNNEEPVVTKSRSYSRHKSYSRSSKYTRKKKNKRKHASKSVTIGDGDTLSEIAEKHNTTVSKLKKLNGINGSSIRAGKKIKVK; encoded by the coding sequence ATGAAGAAAATCTATTTATTCACCATCACCCTACTCTTTGCCGGAAACTGTGCAATGCAGGCGCAAGTTGAAAAGGATGATAATAAAAAAGAAACGGAGATTACCGTTAAAGATGCACAAGGAAAGCAAGTAACCATAGACCTTCCAGAGGCCATGACACAAGAACTTGACAGTTTGATGCATCTCTACAACACAAAGAATTATCTCAAACCTGATACAAACTGTAACATGCCGGATGTTAATCCTGTATATGATAAAGCCATTTACATGAAACGACTTAGCATGTTACCTACTGTAATAGAAATGCCGTACAATGATGTTGTGCAAACATTCATTGATAGATACAGCGGTCATCTACGTAATTCAGTTAGTTATATGTTGGGAGCTCAGAATTTCTACATGCCTATCTTTGAAGAGGCACTAGATACTTATGGTCTTCCGCTCGAACTAAAATATCTTCCTGTAATAGAATCTGCACTTAATCCATGTGCTGTTTCTAGAGTTGGAGCAACAGGTCTGTGGCAGTTTATGCTAAAGACAGCAAAGCGTTACGGACTAACAGTTAACTCTCTTGTTGACGAGCGACGCGACCCTATAAAATCTTCTTATGCAGCAGCTCACTATCTCAGCGACCTATATAAACTATATGGCGACTGGAATCTTGTAATAGCAGCATATAATTGTGGTCCTGACAAAATAAATAAAGCCATACACCGTTCAAAACAAAACGACTATTGGCAGATTTATCCTTATCTTCCAGACGAAACTAAGGGATATGTTCCTGCTTTCATCGCAGCGAACTACATCATGAACTACTATTGTGATCACAATATATGTCCAATGACTTCAGAACTTCCAGAGAAGACCGATACCATATTAGTAAATAAAGATATAAACTTTGAACAGATTTCGCATGTTCTAGGTATAAACATTGACCAGATAAGGGCTTTGAATCCACAATATCGTCATGATTTGGTTAACGGAAGCTGGCGTCCATCTGCGTTAAGATTGCCAACATTGATGATTACAAAATTCATTGATAACGAAGATTCTATTTACGCATACAAGCCAGAAGAAATGGCTAGCAAGCGTACAGAGGTAGAGGTTAACAATGAAGAACCTGTCGTTACAAAAAGCCGTTCATACAGTCGACACAAAAGCTATTCCAGATCAAGCAAATATACAAGAAAGAAGAAAAACAAGCGTAAACATGCAAGCAAAAGCGTTACCATTGGTGACGGCGATACGCTTTCTGAAATCGCAGAAAAACATAATACAACTGTTTCTAAGCTAAAGAAACTGAATGGTATTAATGGCAGTAGTATACGTGCTGGAAAGAAAATCAAAGTTAAGTAA
- a CDS encoding RelA/SpoT family protein — protein sequence MDEHDMKEAAREAAEDKMITDAFQHLLDTYLASRHRKKVDIITKAFNFARQAHKGVRRLSGEPYIMHPIAVALIACEEMGLGSTSICSALLHDVVEDTDYTVEDIENIFGTKIAQIVDGLTKISGGIFGDKASAQAENFKKLLLTMSDDIRVILIKICDRLHNMRTLVSQPANKQYKIAGETLYIYAPLANRLGLNKIKTELEDLSFKYEHPQEYKTIQDKLASTREQRDILFAQFTDPIREALDKIGVQYQIKARVKSPYSIWNKMQNKHVTFEEIYDILAVRIIFEPKIRKEEINECFNIYVAISRIYKSHPDRLRDWLNHPKANGYQALHVTLMSKQGRWIEVQIRSDHMDEVAEQGFAAHWKYKDGAEYTEDEGELNNWLGTIKEILDDPQPDAMDFLDSIKLNLYASEIFVFTPKGEIKTMPAGCTALDFAFQIHTFLGSHCIGAKVNHKLVPLSHKLNSGDQVEILTSKSQHVQPSWINFVSTAKARAKIQAILRRDDREVQKNGESVLNAWLTNNSLELTSSVLDKLCDFHDVQKPEDLFLALGEKKIILGERDLDELLGKVKKEITNSGWRKYVPFLHGKKDDKDKDEEDEINNLFIVNKDFKKKKPVIISEETINMFIFPACCHPIPGDDILGYIDNKNHIEIHKRACPVASRLKSSYGNRILDAKWDMHKQMYFDATIEIRGIDRKGMLQDVAEVISSRMNLNIHKVTINSDEGIFDGSIEVKVHDRDEVRDIMENLKDIDDLQEVMQIM from the coding sequence ATGGATGAGCATGATATGAAAGAGGCTGCACGTGAAGCTGCCGAAGATAAAATGATAACAGATGCTTTCCAGCATTTGCTTGACACCTATCTTGCGTCTCGACACAGGAAGAAAGTCGACATAATCACAAAAGCCTTTAATTTCGCCAGACAAGCTCACAAAGGTGTGAGAAGATTATCTGGTGAGCCATATATCATGCACCCTATTGCCGTTGCTCTTATTGCATGCGAAGAAATGGGACTCGGTTCAACAAGTATATGTTCAGCACTTCTGCACGATGTCGTAGAAGACACAGACTATACCGTTGAGGACATTGAAAATATATTTGGAACCAAAATAGCACAGATTGTAGACGGTCTGACTAAAATCAGTGGTGGTATTTTCGGTGATAAGGCTTCTGCACAAGCTGAAAACTTTAAGAAACTATTGCTCACGATGAGCGATGATATTCGCGTGATTCTCATCAAAATTTGTGACCGTCTTCACAATATGAGAACTCTTGTTTCGCAACCAGCCAACAAACAATATAAGATTGCAGGCGAGACCTTATATATATATGCACCGCTGGCTAATCGTTTGGGACTTAATAAGATAAAGACGGAACTTGAGGATTTAAGTTTTAAATACGAGCATCCTCAAGAATACAAAACTATACAAGATAAACTGGCTTCTACACGCGAACAGCGTGATATACTTTTTGCACAATTCACAGATCCAATACGTGAGGCTCTTGACAAGATTGGAGTACAATATCAAATCAAGGCTCGTGTAAAAAGTCCTTATTCTATTTGGAATAAGATGCAGAATAAGCATGTAACATTTGAAGAAATCTATGATATCCTTGCTGTAAGAATAATTTTTGAACCTAAAATTCGTAAGGAAGAAATCAACGAATGTTTTAACATCTACGTTGCTATAAGCCGCATATACAAGAGTCATCCAGACAGATTGCGTGACTGGTTGAATCATCCTAAGGCTAACGGATATCAAGCACTCCATGTAACTCTTATGAGTAAACAGGGCAGATGGATTGAGGTGCAAATCCGTTCAGATCACATGGACGAAGTTGCAGAACAAGGCTTTGCCGCTCATTGGAAATATAAGGACGGTGCTGAATATACTGAGGACGAAGGAGAACTAAACAATTGGTTGGGAACAATCAAGGAGATTCTTGATGATCCACAGCCAGATGCAATGGACTTCCTTGACAGTATAAAGTTAAACCTATACGCTTCTGAGATATTTGTATTTACACCTAAAGGCGAGATTAAAACAATGCCAGCAGGATGTACTGCACTTGACTTTGCATTCCAGATACACACATTCCTTGGAAGTCATTGTATCGGAGCAAAGGTTAATCATAAACTTGTACCTTTAAGTCACAAATTAAATAGTGGCGACCAAGTAGAAATACTCACAAGTAAGTCACAGCATGTGCAGCCTTCATGGATCAATTTCGTTTCTACCGCTAAAGCAAGAGCGAAGATACAGGCTATTCTGCGTCGTGACGACCGTGAAGTTCAGAAGAATGGAGAGAGCGTGCTAAATGCATGGCTCACAAACAACAGCTTAGAACTCACATCTTCTGTATTGGATAAGCTATGCGATTTCCATGATGTGCAGAAACCAGAAGACTTATTCCTTGCTCTTGGCGAAAAGAAAATTATATTAGGAGAAAGAGATCTTGACGAGTTGCTTGGTAAGGTTAAGAAAGAAATAACTAATTCTGGATGGCGCAAATATGTACCATTCCTCCACGGCAAGAAGGACGATAAGGATAAAGATGAAGAAGATGAAATAAATAATCTGTTTATCGTTAACAAAGACTTCAAGAAAAAGAAGCCTGTAATCATTAGCGAAGAAACAATTAATATGTTTATATTCCCAGCCTGTTGCCACCCTATACCTGGTGATGACATACTAGGATATATTGATAATAAGAACCATATCGAAATTCACAAGCGTGCATGTCCTGTAGCAAGCCGACTAAAATCTAGCTACGGCAATCGTATTCTTGATGCAAAATGGGATATGCATAAACAGATGTATTTTGATGCTACTATCGAGATAAGAGGTATTGACCGCAAAGGTATGCTTCAAGATGTAGCAGAAGTGATTTCTTCACGTATGAACCTTAACATTCATAAGGTTACTATCAATAGTGACGAAGGCATCTTTGATGGTAGTATTGAGGTTAAAGTACATGACAGAGACGAAGTAAGAGACATTATGGAAAACTTAAAAGATATAGATGATTTGCAGGAAGTAATGCAAATTATGTAA
- a CDS encoding pectinesterase family protein codes for MKKIIIMFAAIFMAANINAANKYDNPDTLFVARDGTAEFRNVSEAIEVCRAFMDYHKVIFVKKGIYKEKLVIPSWLNNIEICGEDRDNTIITYDDHANIKIPETGKPMGTFRTYTLKIEGNDIKLKNITIENNSARLGQAVSLHTEGDRLTFVNCNFLGHQDTIFTGIAGTRLYFADCYIEGTTDFIFGPAIAWFEYCTIKSKADSYVTAASTPVDQPYGYIFNHCKLIAQDGVSKVYLGRPWRPYACTVFMNSELGKHIRPEGWENWKNPENEKTARYSEYNNNGAGANNSGRVKWAHQLSKKEAANITVENVFKQCTNWIPSMNK; via the coding sequence ATGAAAAAAATAATAATAATGTTTGCAGCTATCTTTATGGCTGCAAACATCAATGCCGCAAACAAGTATGACAATCCCGACACGCTTTTCGTTGCACGTGACGGGACTGCTGAATTTCGTAACGTATCAGAAGCCATTGAAGTATGTCGTGCATTCATGGACTACCACAAGGTTATCTTCGTTAAGAAAGGCATTTACAAAGAAAAGTTAGTCATTCCTTCATGGCTCAACAACATAGAGATTTGCGGAGAAGACCGTGACAATACCATTATCACGTATGATGATCACGCAAATATAAAGATTCCTGAGACTGGCAAACCAATGGGAACATTTCGCACATATACGTTGAAGATTGAAGGAAACGATATCAAACTAAAGAATATTACAATTGAAAACAATTCAGCAAGACTTGGACAAGCTGTATCACTCCACACGGAAGGTGATCGACTGACATTTGTGAATTGCAACTTCCTAGGACACCAAGATACGATATTCACAGGCATAGCTGGCACTCGCCTTTACTTCGCTGATTGCTATATTGAGGGAACAACAGACTTTATCTTTGGTCCTGCCATAGCTTGGTTTGAATACTGCACAATAAAGAGTAAGGCTGATAGTTATGTCACTGCTGCATCTACACCAGTTGATCAACCTTATGGTTATATATTCAATCACTGCAAACTGATAGCACAAGACGGTGTAAGCAAAGTTTATCTGGGTCGTCCTTGGCGTCCATACGCCTGCACAGTGTTTATGAACAGTGAACTGGGCAAACATATAAGACCAGAAGGATGGGAAAACTGGAAAAATCCTGAGAATGAAAAGACTGCCCGTTATTCAGAATACAACAACAATGGTGCTGGAGCTAACAATTCAGGCAGAGTGAAATGGGCACACCAACTTTCAAAGAAGGAAGCAGCTAATATTACAGTAGAAAATGTATTCAAGCAATGCACAAACTGGATTC